Proteins from a genomic interval of Coccinella septempunctata chromosome 2, icCocSept1.1, whole genome shotgun sequence:
- the LOC123306819 gene encoding CWF19-like protein 1, giving the protein MSSEHKKKILLCGDVEGKFNALFKRINSVIRKSGQFDMLICVGNFFGINNKEFDDYRLGNKKIPLPTYILGPNKAEHLDMYPEEDEELCTNLFYLGKRGMFTGSTGLRIAYVSGISCSASKESHNYDGTDISELFDLCVRGNPAFRGVDILLTSQWPTRMATESGKVMPNFASNLPNWLIMKLKPRYVVSGLEGKYYERPPMRIPTLGDHDSTVEIATRFIGLGRVDNSDGEKWLYALNLTPLDKMKLSELIQKTTDETPCPFNFDDLQNEIFKIKKSSTTQQYFYDTTPIEEPKSKRQKREKVVFDQEKCWFCLASPSVEKHLIVTVGDHCYMALAKGGLVEEHFLVCPIQHYQNRVNQPEPVTLEMEQFKKALVKFYERDSKVPIFFERNYKTSHMQLQVIPIPKKAQRELKEIFMEEAEANGFSLSEVESYDRLEDVLPPKTPYFVVELPSGSVLYTTIKGNFPINFGRDVLCTGPILDLPDRVEWKECCLSKEEETALVERIRTDFEPFDFTI; this is encoded by the exons ATGAGTTCAGAGCACAAGAAGAAAAT CCTGCTTTGCGGAGACGTTGAAGGTAAATTCAATGCTTTATTCAAAAGGATCAATAGCGTAATAAGGAAGAGTGGTCAGTTCGACATGCTCATTTGTGTTGGTAATTTTTTTGGCATAAATAACAAGGAATTCGACGACTACAGATTGGGAAACAAAAAAA TACCTTTGCCGACCTACATATTGGGTCCAAATAAAGCCGAACATTTGGATATGTACCCTGAAGAAGATGAGGAGCTCTGcacaaatctattttatttag GTAAACGAGGAATGTTCACAGGGAGTACTGGTTTGAGAATTGCTTATGTCAGTGGAATAAGTTGTTCTGCCTCCAAAGAGTCTCATAATTATGATGGAACTGATATATCAGAACTATTCGATTTATGTGTGCGTGGTAATCCTGCTTTTAGAGGTGTCGATATACTTCTAACCTCACAATGGCCGACTAGGATGGCTACTGAATCTGGAAAG GTTATGCCAAATTTTGCGAGTAACTTACCAAactggctcattatgaaactcAAACCTAGATATGTTGTGAGTGGTTTAGAGGGGAAATACTATGAGAGGCCCCCTATGAGAATACCCACCTTAGGGGACCATgattctactgttgaaattgcaACAAGATTCATTGGTCTAGGTCGAGTTGATAACTCTGATGGGGAAAAATGGTTATATGCCTTGAATTTAACCCCACTggataaaatgaaactttccgAGTTGATCCAGAAAACAACAGATGAAACTCCTTGTCCATTCAATTTTGACGATTTACAGAATGAAA ttttcaaaataaagaaaTCATCTACCACTCAgcagtatttttatgataccaCACCAATCGAAGAGCCGAAATCCAAAAGGCAAAAGAGGGAAAAAGTGGTGTTTGACCAAGAGAAATGCTGGTTCTGTTTAGCTAGcccttctgttgaaaaacacCTTATTGTTACTGTTGGAGATCATTGTTATATGGCATTAGCCAAAG GTGGTTTAGTTGAAGAACATTTCCTTGTTTGTCCCATACAACATTATCAAAACAGGGTCAACCAGCCTGAACCGGTTACTTTGGAAATGGAACAATTCAAGAAGGCTCTTGTGAAATTCTATGAGAGGGATtcgaaagttccaatttttttcgaaaggaaCTACAAAACTTCTCATATGCAACTACAAGTGATTCCGATTCCCAAGAAGGCTCAACGggaattgaaggaaattttcATG GAGGAAGCAGAAGCCAATGGCTTCAGTTTATCAGAAGTAGAATCTTATGATCGTTTAGAAGATGTTCTTCCACCCAAAACTCCATATTTTGTTGTTGAGTTGCCATCCGGTTCAGTTTTATACACAACAATCAAGGGAAATTTCCCTATTAATTTTGGAAGGGACGTTTTGTGTACGGGACCCATACTCGATTTACCAGATAGGGTGGAATGGAAAGAATGCTGCCTCAGCAAAGAAGAAGAAACTGCTCTGGTTGAAAGGATCAGGACTGATTTTGAACCATTTGATTTTACAATATGA